Proteins encoded together in one Benincasa hispida cultivar B227 chromosome 1, ASM972705v1, whole genome shotgun sequence window:
- the LOC120070222 gene encoding probable sugar phosphate/phosphate translocator At3g14410 — protein sequence MADRRAEGFFKGEVLTYAYLLLYIALSSGQIFFNKWVLSSKEINFPYPLALTLLHMIFSSILCFILIKVFKVLKIEEGMSAEMYATSVIPIGATFAMTLWLGNTAYLYISVAFAQMLKAIMPVAVFILGVAAGLELMSCRMLLIMSVISFGVLVASYGEINISWIGVVYQMGGVVGEALRLIFMEILVKRKGLKLNPISIMYYVSPCSALCLLIPWIFLEKPKMEARESWNFPPVILVLNSLCTFALNLSVFLVITHTSALTIRVAGVVKDWIVVLLSALLFADVKLTIINLFGYGIAIAGVVAYNNHKLKKEASRGSPNDSDQPESIPMVTSSSSNK from the exons ATGGCGGATCGTCGAGCGGAAGGCTTTTTCAAAGGGGAGGTGCTTACTTACGCTTACCTTCTTCTCTATATTGCTCTCTCCAGTGGCCAGATCTTCTTCAACAAG TGGGTCTTGTCCTCGAAGGAAATCAATTTTCCTTATCCTCTTGCTTTGACTCTACTCCACATGATCTTCTCGTCCATCTTATGCTTTATACTCATTAAAGTGTTCAAG GTTCTGAAGATTGAGGAAGGTATGAGTGCGGAAAT GTATGCTACGTCAGTAATCCCGATCGGTGCAACCTTTGCAATGACTCTTTGGCTGGGAAACACAGCTTACCTGTATATCTCTGTTGCCTTCGCACAAATGCTGAAAGCAATCA TGCCAGTTGCCGTTTTTATTCTTGGAGTTGCAGCGGGTCTTGAGTTAATGAGCTGTAGAATGTTACTGATCATGTCAGTGATAAGTTTTGGCGTTCTAGTGGCTTCGTATGGAGAAATAAACATCAGTTGGATTGGTGTTGTTTACCAAATGGGAGGCGTTGTAGGGGAAGCTCTGAGACTAATTTTCATGGAGATCCTGGTTAAAAGAAAGGGCCTAAAATTGAATCCTATATCTATCATGTACTATGTTAGTCCCTGCAG TGCCCTTTGCCTGCTCATTCCATGGATCTTTCTGGAGAAACCAAAGATGGAAGCACGTGAATCATGGAATTTTCCTCCTGTTATACTAGTGCTCAACTCTCTCTGTACTTTTGCACTCAACCTCTCAGTTTTCCTTGTTATTACACATACAAGTGCCTTGACTATTCGTGTTGCTGGAGTTGTCAAGGACTGGATTGTGGTCTTATTGTCTGCTCTTTTATTTGCGGATGTAAAGTTGACCATTATTAATCTCTTTGGATATGGCATTG CCATTGCCGGAGTTGTGGCGTACAACAATCACAAGTTGAAAAAGGAAGCTTCACGAGGAAGTCCTAATGATTCTGATCAGCCTGAATCCATCCCAATGGTCACATCCTCGTCCAGCAACAAATAG